A stretch of Bacillus pseudomycoides DNA encodes these proteins:
- a CDS encoding calcium-translocating P-type ATPase, SERCA-type produces the protein MNWYEMRANEVEERTNTNVKVGLSEQEAEGRLKKLGSNELQEAKRPSALVVFLSQFKDFMVLVLFGATIISAFLGEYIDAIAIVAIVIINGILGFFQERKAEKSLEALKELAAPQVTVLRNGNWIKVPSKAVVLGDVIKFSSGDRIGADIRLIEASSLYIEESALTGESVPVQKKVEALKGQDVAIGDQKNMAFMGTMITRGSGVGVVVATGMNTAMGQIANMLQNAEQMETPLQRRLEQLGKILIIVALILTALVVLAGVYQGNEVYHMFLAGVSLAVAAIPEGLPAIVTVALSLGVQRMIKKKAIVRKLPAVETLGCASVICSDKTGTMTQNKMMVTHMWSGGETWHVTGQGYEPTGSFMKGEQKINPTATRSLYQLLTFGCLCNNANIVKKKKTYVLDGDPTEGALVTAAMKAGISREALKEKFEIIHEFPFDSVRKMMSVIVRDRDGKKFVVTKGAPDVLLQMSQTILWGNKQQPLSELYRKEAQAAIHSLGSQALRTIAVAFKPLKVTDSIEHEREVEKDFMLVGIQGMIDPPRPEVKQAVKECKEAGIKTVMITGDHKVTAMAIAEQLGILPPNGRVVEGVELANMSVDELEDIVEDTYVFARVSPEHKLKIVKALQNKDHIVAMTGDGVNDAPAIKTADIGIAMGITGTDVAKEASSLVLLDDNFATIKSAIKEGRNIYENIRKFIRYLLASNVGEILVMLFAMMLALPLPMVPIQILWVNLVTDGLPAMALGLDKAEGDVMRRNPRHPKEGVFARGLAWKIVSRGFLIGIVTLLAFIIAFNQHPNELKYAQTVAFATLVLAQLIHVFDCRSEHSIFHRNPFGNMYLVGAVIISVLLMLVVIYYPPLQPIFSTMPIQARDWLLIVGLSSIPTFLLVGSLLTGKKAKKKPVLYKKGLNLK, from the coding sequence ATGAATTGGTATGAAATGCGTGCAAATGAAGTGGAAGAAAGAACGAATACGAATGTGAAAGTAGGGCTTTCAGAGCAAGAAGCGGAAGGGCGCTTAAAGAAGCTAGGGTCAAATGAATTACAAGAAGCAAAGCGGCCTTCTGCACTCGTTGTATTTTTGTCGCAATTTAAAGATTTTATGGTGCTTGTTTTATTCGGTGCAACGATTATTTCAGCATTTTTAGGAGAGTACATTGATGCCATTGCGATTGTAGCAATTGTGATTATTAATGGGATTCTTGGTTTTTTTCAGGAGCGAAAAGCAGAAAAGTCACTTGAAGCTTTAAAGGAATTAGCCGCCCCACAAGTAACAGTTTTACGAAATGGAAACTGGATAAAGGTACCATCAAAAGCGGTTGTTCTTGGGGATGTCATTAAATTCTCTAGTGGGGATCGTATTGGAGCTGATATTCGTCTGATTGAAGCATCTAGTTTATATATTGAAGAATCAGCATTAACAGGAGAATCTGTACCTGTTCAAAAGAAAGTGGAAGCATTGAAAGGCCAAGATGTTGCGATTGGTGACCAAAAAAACATGGCGTTTATGGGGACAATGATTACGAGAGGTTCTGGGGTCGGTGTAGTAGTAGCAACAGGAATGAACACTGCTATGGGACAGATTGCGAATATGTTACAAAATGCGGAGCAAATGGAAACACCGTTGCAAAGAAGACTAGAGCAACTTGGAAAGATTTTAATTATTGTTGCGCTTATTTTAACGGCACTTGTGGTACTAGCTGGGGTCTATCAAGGAAATGAAGTGTATCATATGTTCTTAGCGGGTGTGTCACTTGCTGTTGCGGCAATTCCAGAAGGATTACCAGCGATTGTTACGGTCGCATTATCACTTGGTGTACAGCGCATGATTAAAAAGAAAGCGATTGTACGGAAATTGCCAGCTGTAGAAACTTTAGGATGTGCCTCTGTTATTTGTTCGGACAAAACAGGAACGATGACGCAAAATAAGATGATGGTTACGCATATGTGGTCAGGTGGCGAAACGTGGCATGTAACAGGGCAAGGATACGAGCCTACTGGATCGTTTATGAAAGGTGAACAGAAGATTAATCCGACAGCTACAAGGTCGTTATATCAATTATTAACATTCGGATGTCTATGCAATAACGCTAACATTGTAAAAAAGAAAAAAACGTATGTTTTAGATGGCGATCCGACAGAAGGTGCGCTCGTTACAGCTGCGATGAAAGCCGGGATATCACGTGAGGCTTTAAAAGAAAAGTTTGAAATTATTCATGAGTTCCCTTTTGATTCAGTGCGTAAAATGATGAGTGTTATCGTTCGGGATCGTGATGGTAAAAAATTTGTAGTCACAAAAGGAGCACCTGATGTTCTATTACAAATGAGTCAAACCATTTTGTGGGGAAATAAACAGCAACCTTTAAGTGAATTGTATCGTAAAGAAGCACAAGCGGCTATTCATAGTCTTGGGAGTCAAGCACTCAGAACAATTGCAGTTGCGTTTAAGCCGTTAAAAGTAACGGATTCAATTGAACATGAAAGAGAAGTAGAAAAAGATTTTATGCTTGTTGGGATACAAGGAATGATAGACCCGCCAAGACCAGAAGTAAAACAGGCTGTAAAAGAGTGTAAAGAGGCTGGTATTAAAACGGTAATGATTACAGGAGACCATAAAGTGACAGCAATGGCTATTGCAGAACAACTAGGAATCTTACCACCAAATGGTCGCGTCGTAGAGGGTGTAGAGTTAGCAAACATGTCTGTAGACGAACTAGAAGATATTGTGGAAGATACTTATGTGTTTGCACGTGTATCACCGGAACATAAATTAAAAATTGTAAAGGCTCTTCAAAATAAAGATCATATTGTAGCGATGACAGGTGACGGCGTGAATGATGCCCCAGCGATAAAAACAGCGGATATTGGGATAGCGATGGGGATTACTGGAACGGATGTAGCCAAGGAAGCTTCCTCTCTTGTATTGTTAGATGATAATTTTGCTACAATTAAATCGGCAATTAAAGAAGGTAGAAACATATATGAGAATATTCGGAAATTCATTCGTTATTTATTAGCGTCAAATGTTGGAGAAATTTTAGTGATGTTGTTTGCGATGATGCTTGCATTGCCGCTTCCAATGGTTCCGATTCAAATTTTATGGGTGAATTTAGTGACAGATGGTTTACCAGCAATGGCGCTTGGGTTAGACAAAGCTGAAGGGGATGTTATGCGCCGAAATCCAAGGCATCCGAAAGAAGGGGTGTTTGCAAGGGGGCTTGCTTGGAAAATTGTGAGCCGAGGATTTTTAATTGGTATTGTAACCTTACTTGCATTTATTATTGCGTTTAATCAGCACCCGAATGAATTGAAGTATGCGCAAACAGTCGCTTTCGCCACACTTGTTTTAGCGCAGCTTATTCATGTATTTGACTGCCGAAGTGAACATTCCATATTCCATCGTAATCCTTTCGGGAATATGTATTTGGTTGGAGCAGTTATTATTTCGGTGTTATTAATGCTTGTAGTTATTTATTACCCACCACTTCAGCCAATTTTTAGTACAATGCCAATTCAAGCGAGAGATTGGTTATTAATCGTCGGATTATCATCTATTCCAACATTTTTATTAGTCGGATCTTTATTGACTGGGAAAAAGGCGAAAAAGAAGCCTGTATTGTATAAGAAAGGACTAAACTTGAAATAG
- a CDS encoding NFACT family protein, with product MAFDGLFTRAITHEITNSLQTGRISKIYQPSKYEILLHIRANGKNQKLILSAHPTYARIHLTNQSYDSPALPPMFCMLLRKHLEGGFIEKIEQVDLERIIQITVRSRNEIGDESLKTLVVEIMGRHSNIILVDAKTNTILDSLKHVSLAVNRHRTVYAGAEYVAPPAQHKINPLQVETKEEFIRSLDFLAGNMDKQLVGSFMGISPLFAKEVVTKAGMVNEKALSEAFFTLQRPLQVHQYEPTMITTNGKEFFYLFPLAHLKGDEKTFSSVSELLDRFFFGKAERDRVKQQAHDLERFMHNEKTKNEKKLIKLEKTLQDAGKADKFQLFGELLTANMYALKKGDKDIEVVNYYDENGGTVKITLDPLKTPSENAQRYFQKYQKAKNSVAIVEEQIEKTNEEILYFDSLLQQMEAASSKDIEEIREELAEEGYMRNRKSKNAKKKPTKPVLDKYIASDGTEILVGKNNKQNDYLTTKFARRDEIWLHTKDIPGSHVVIRSLEPTEETLLEAAKLAAYYSKAKDSSSVPVDFTKIRHVKKPSGAKLGFVTYDNQQTLYVTPDADTVMKLKA from the coding sequence ATGGCATTCGATGGATTATTTACAAGAGCGATTACACATGAAATTACAAATTCTCTTCAGACAGGAAGAATTTCAAAAATATATCAACCTTCAAAATATGAGATTTTGTTACATATTCGAGCAAACGGAAAAAATCAAAAATTAATTTTGTCTGCGCACCCTACATACGCACGTATTCATCTTACAAATCAAAGTTATGATTCACCGGCATTACCTCCAATGTTTTGTATGCTGCTTCGCAAACATCTAGAGGGTGGATTTATTGAAAAAATTGAACAAGTCGATTTAGAACGTATCATTCAAATTACCGTTCGAAGCCGTAACGAGATTGGAGATGAATCGTTAAAAACATTAGTCGTTGAAATTATGGGTCGTCACAGTAATATTATTTTAGTAGACGCAAAAACGAATACCATTTTAGATAGCTTAAAGCACGTTTCTTTAGCCGTAAACCGGCACCGTACTGTATATGCTGGCGCAGAATATGTTGCACCACCTGCGCAGCATAAAATCAACCCACTACAAGTGGAAACAAAAGAAGAATTCATTAGATCGTTAGACTTTTTAGCGGGAAATATGGATAAGCAACTTGTCGGATCCTTTATGGGGATCTCTCCACTATTTGCAAAAGAAGTGGTTACAAAAGCTGGTATGGTAAATGAAAAGGCGTTATCAGAAGCATTTTTCACACTACAAAGACCATTGCAAGTACACCAATATGAGCCAACAATGATAACGACAAACGGAAAAGAGTTCTTTTACCTATTCCCGCTCGCACATTTAAAAGGTGACGAGAAAACATTCTCATCTGTAAGTGAATTATTAGATCGTTTCTTCTTCGGTAAAGCAGAGCGCGACCGCGTAAAACAACAAGCTCATGATTTAGAACGGTTTATGCATAACGAAAAAACAAAGAACGAAAAAAAACTAATAAAATTAGAGAAAACTTTACAAGATGCTGGAAAAGCAGACAAATTTCAATTATTCGGAGAGCTTCTTACAGCTAACATGTATGCATTAAAAAAAGGCGACAAAGATATTGAAGTTGTGAACTACTACGATGAAAATGGTGGGACTGTAAAAATCACGTTAGATCCACTCAAAACACCGTCAGAAAACGCACAACGTTATTTCCAAAAATATCAAAAAGCAAAAAATTCTGTCGCAATTGTAGAAGAACAAATTGAAAAAACAAATGAAGAAATCCTTTATTTTGATAGTTTACTGCAACAAATGGAAGCTGCTTCTTCAAAAGATATTGAAGAGATTCGCGAAGAATTAGCTGAAGAAGGTTATATGCGTAACCGCAAATCGAAAAATGCAAAGAAAAAACCTACAAAACCAGTGCTTGATAAGTATATCGCTAGCGATGGAACTGAGATTTTAGTTGGTAAAAATAATAAACAAAATGATTATTTAACAACCAAATTTGCACGCCGTGATGAAATTTGGTTACATACGAAAGATATTCCTGGTTCTCATGTTGTCATCCGCTCATTAGAACCTACTGAAGAAACTTTATTAGAAGCTGCTAAACTCGCTGCCTATTACAGTAAGGCAAAGGACTCTAGCTCTGTTCCTGTAGATTTTACAAAGATTCGTCATGTCAAGAAACCAAGCGGTGCAAAACTTGGTTTTGTTACATACGATAATCAACAAACATTGTATGTAACACCAGATGCTGATACGGTGATGAAGTTAAAAGCTTAA
- a CDS encoding Xaa-Pro peptidase family protein gives MTSRIKKIQEQLDQYGIDGLLITKKENRQYATGFTGSAGVVLLSATEAVFITDFRYVDQAKTQVQEAEIIMHKGNMEQEIANQTTRLNIQKLGIEENNMTLKQYSSLKKYTNIELVQVSELVETIRAIKEESEIETIKVAARIADEAFQHITGFLKPGVSEFDVRDELEFFMRKQGASSSSFNIIVASGVRSSLPHGVATNKMIENGDMVTLDFGALYNGYCSDLTRTIAVGSYSKEFEKIYDIVLEALKRGTEAIRPGESAKTIDDVTRNYITDHGYGEYFGHSTGHGVGLELHEPLRLSQESKAILQEGMVVTVEPGIYIPNWGGCRIEDDIVITKDGYEVITQSNRDLIVIG, from the coding sequence ATGACTTCAAGAATAAAAAAAATACAAGAACAACTAGATCAATATGGAATAGACGGATTACTCATTACGAAAAAGGAAAATCGCCAGTATGCAACTGGATTTACAGGTAGCGCTGGAGTCGTATTACTATCTGCAACTGAAGCTGTATTCATTACAGATTTCCGCTATGTCGATCAAGCAAAAACACAGGTACAAGAAGCTGAAATCATTATGCATAAAGGAAATATGGAACAAGAGATTGCAAATCAGACAACTAGATTAAACATCCAAAAACTAGGTATCGAAGAAAACAATATGACCTTAAAACAGTATAGTTCGTTAAAAAAATATACAAATATCGAACTTGTACAAGTAAGTGAACTAGTAGAAACAATCCGTGCCATTAAGGAAGAATCTGAAATCGAAACAATCAAAGTTGCTGCACGTATCGCCGATGAAGCATTTCAACATATAACAGGATTTCTAAAACCCGGTGTATCTGAATTTGATGTCCGAGATGAGTTAGAGTTTTTTATGCGAAAACAAGGGGCCTCTTCCTCATCGTTTAACATTATCGTAGCTTCTGGAGTCCGTTCTTCTCTTCCTCACGGCGTTGCCACAAATAAGATGATTGAAAACGGAGATATGGTTACATTAGATTTTGGTGCACTTTACAATGGGTATTGCTCTGATTTAACACGTACTATTGCGGTTGGAAGTTACTCCAAAGAATTTGAAAAGATATATGATATTGTATTAGAAGCATTAAAACGAGGAACCGAAGCAATCCGGCCTGGTGAATCCGCAAAAACGATTGATGATGTAACAAGAAATTACATTACAGATCACGGCTACGGTGAATACTTTGGTCATTCTACTGGCCATGGCGTTGGATTAGAACTCCATGAACCTCTTCGATTATCACAAGAAAGTAAAGCTATTTTGCAAGAAGGAATGGTTGTTACTGTCGAACCAGGTATTTATATTCCAAACTGGGGTGGCTGTAGAATTGAAGATGATATTGTTATTACAAAAGATGGTTATGAAGTAATTACACAATCTAATAGAGACCTTATTGTTATTGGCTAA
- a CDS encoding DinB family protein → MNFVIDKIDGLNTEFSKLVSMMNYARYTTVQAVQDLTIEELDYLYDDEANSIGMLLYHMAAVEFYYQIHTFENREPTEAELERWLPGIELGDLGRQHIKNHPIGYYINTLQEVRAKTIATFHSLPDEWLYVTTPFWHDKPANNYFKWFHVFEDELSHRGQIRLVKKMQKAHSAQ, encoded by the coding sequence TTGAATTTCGTAATTGATAAAATTGATGGATTAAACACAGAGTTCTCCAAGCTTGTTTCTATGATGAATTATGCTCGTTATACAACAGTGCAAGCTGTACAAGATCTAACAATTGAAGAACTCGATTATTTGTATGATGATGAGGCAAACTCTATTGGCATGCTTTTATATCATATGGCTGCAGTCGAATTTTACTATCAGATTCATACTTTTGAAAATCGTGAGCCAACAGAAGCTGAATTAGAACGATGGTTACCCGGAATTGAATTGGGCGACCTTGGACGTCAGCATATTAAAAATCACCCTATAGGCTACTACATAAATACGTTACAAGAAGTTCGCGCTAAAACGATCGCAACGTTTCACTCACTACCTGACGAATGGTTATATGTAACAACACCGTTTTGGCACGATAAACCAGCAAATAACTATTTCAAATGGTTTCATGTCTTTGAAGATGAACTGAGTCATCGCGGGCAAATTCGATTGGTTAAAAAGATGCAAAAAGCTCATTCTGCCCAATAA
- a CDS encoding YoqO family protein: protein MFKKIGFYGVMTYLIVSIISSRFIESDWIAVMIAIVGLVFALLYRRDEWKTYDRKKKLILSVEFVVLMSTLPFLLMEGGKQMNTMPILQGWLSFAKLLYLIAILIIVGIIVTKVNGKLLIDNESKT, encoded by the coding sequence ATGTTTAAGAAAATAGGTTTTTATGGTGTGATGACTTATTTAATTGTATCTATTATTTCAAGTCGATTCATTGAAAGTGACTGGATAGCAGTTATGATTGCTATAGTTGGATTGGTTTTTGCTTTACTATATCGCCGGGATGAATGGAAAACATATGACCGAAAAAAGAAGCTTATTTTAAGTGTTGAGTTCGTTGTTTTAATGAGTACGCTCCCATTTCTCTTAATGGAAGGCGGTAAACAAATGAACACGATGCCGATTCTCCAAGGTTGGTTATCTTTTGCTAAGTTACTATATTTAATTGCTATTTTAATAATAGTTGGAATAATTGTCACAAAAGTAAATGGAAAATTATTAATAGATAACGAATCTAAAACATAA
- a CDS encoding YbeF family protein encodes MNELMFVLFICPALIFIVSVIGTRRTKTYYVMPIVTFAIFLIIGVTLFPPSFFFWVGMYSIFSFIVSYMTLLFVKGYEAVEEKH; translated from the coding sequence ATGAATGAATTGATGTTCGTCTTATTTATTTGTCCAGCACTTATTTTCATTGTTTCAGTAATTGGAACACGTAGAACAAAAACATATTACGTGATGCCAATTGTAACGTTTGCTATTTTTCTTATAATAGGAGTTACATTGTTTCCCCCATCCTTTTTCTTTTGGGTTGGCATGTATAGCATTTTCTCATTTATCGTTTCTTATATGACTTTATTATTTGTAAAGGGGTATGAAGCTGTAGAGGAGAAACACTAA
- a CDS encoding helix-turn-helix domain-containing protein: MEEIHLILARNLKAIREKEKLSLEKVSQLSGVSKAMIGQIERGESSPTLTTIWKIANGLKVSFTSLINNPEPDTTIVLKNEIQVLSEDGGRYRVYPSFPFQEDRRFEVYAVEIEKEGILHSDSHKEGTEEFITVFDGEVTIRVSEEAYQLRSGDSIRFKADRPHTYYNSGETLARMSMTIYYPNE, from the coding sequence ATGGAAGAAATTCATCTTATTCTTGCCAGAAATTTAAAAGCAATTAGGGAGAAAGAAAAATTAAGTTTAGAAAAGGTTTCTCAATTAAGTGGGGTAAGTAAAGCGATGATTGGACAAATTGAAAGAGGTGAGTCAAGCCCAACATTGACAACGATTTGGAAAATAGCTAACGGATTAAAGGTTTCCTTTACTTCTTTAATAAATAATCCAGAGCCTGATACTACAATCGTTTTAAAAAATGAAATTCAGGTATTGTCTGAAGACGGTGGAAGATATAGAGTCTACCCTTCATTTCCGTTTCAAGAGGATAGACGCTTTGAAGTATACGCTGTTGAAATTGAAAAAGAAGGAATATTACATTCTGATTCTCATAAAGAAGGAACGGAGGAATTTATCACTGTTTTTGATGGAGAAGTAACGATTCGTGTAAGTGAGGAGGCGTATCAATTAAGAAGTGGGGATTCTATTAGATTTAAGGCAGATCGACCACATACATATTATAATTCAGGAGAAACATTGGCAAGAATGAGTATGACAATATATTATCCAAATGAATAG
- a CDS encoding LysE family transporter, whose protein sequence is MPLFSFLLFVVISSFTPGPNNIMAMTFANKHGLKETFKFCLGVSFGFFVITLLCSIFNIILTSALPLIETPLTLLGVAYMLYLAFKILTSHGNAKENTDKDQNLFFIGILLQFINPKGILFGLTVVATFIIPYYNSYSSYLLFSLFLGIVGLMSTFSWSLFGAMFQKFLLQYRKQFNVAMAVLLVFSAMSILVQ, encoded by the coding sequence ATGCCTTTATTTTCGTTTTTGTTATTTGTTGTTATTAGTAGTTTTACGCCAGGTCCCAATAATATTATGGCAATGACATTTGCGAATAAACACGGTTTAAAAGAAACATTTAAATTTTGTTTAGGAGTTAGTTTTGGATTTTTTGTCATTACGCTATTATGTAGTATTTTTAATATTATTCTCACTAGCGCGTTGCCGCTCATTGAAACTCCCTTAACTCTTTTAGGTGTAGCTTATATGTTATATTTAGCTTTTAAAATCCTCACTAGCCATGGCAATGCTAAAGAAAATACCGATAAAGATCAAAATCTTTTCTTCATCGGTATCTTATTACAATTTATTAATCCAAAAGGAATTCTTTTTGGACTTACCGTCGTAGCAACTTTTATTATCCCCTATTACAATTCATATTCTAGTTATCTTCTTTTCTCTTTATTTTTAGGAATAGTCGGTTTAATGAGTACATTTAGTTGGAGCCTCTTTGGAGCGATGTTTCAAAAGTTTTTATTGCAATATAGGAAGCAATTTAATGTCGCTATGGCTGTTTTATTAGTATTTAGCGCTATGTCCATTCTTGTGCAGTAA
- the pyrE gene encoding orotate phosphoribosyltransferase — MKKEIASHLLEIGAVFLQPNDPFTWSSGMKSPIYCDNRLTLSYPKVRQAIASGLEKLIKEHFPTVEVIAGTATAGIAHAAWVSDRMNLPMCYVRSKAKGHGKGNQIEGKAEKGQKVVVVEDLISTGGSAITCVEALREAGCEVLGIVSIFTYELEAGKEKLAATNVASYSLSDYSTLTEVAAEKGMIGQAETKKLQEWRKNPADEAWITA; from the coding sequence ATGAAAAAAGAAATCGCATCTCATCTATTAGAAATTGGAGCAGTATTTTTACAGCCAAATGATCCATTTACGTGGTCTTCTGGTATGAAATCACCAATTTATTGTGATAACCGTTTAACATTATCTTATCCAAAAGTACGTCAAGCGATTGCTTCAGGATTAGAGAAGTTAATCAAAGAGCACTTCCCAACTGTAGAAGTTATTGCAGGAACAGCAACTGCTGGTATTGCGCACGCTGCATGGGTAAGTGATCGTATGAATTTACCAATGTGCTACGTACGTAGTAAAGCAAAAGGTCATGGTAAAGGGAACCAAATTGAAGGAAAAGCAGAAAAGGGTCAAAAAGTAGTTGTAGTAGAAGACCTTATTTCAACTGGCGGTAGTGCAATTACTTGTGTAGAAGCACTTCGCGAGGCTGGTTGTGAAGTATTAGGAATCGTATCAATCTTCACATACGAACTTGAAGCAGGAAAAGAAAAACTAGCAGCAACAAACGTAGCATCATATTCTTTAAGTGACTACAGCACATTAACTGAAGTAGCAGCAGAAAAAGGTATGATCGGACAAGCTGAAACGAAGAAATTACAAGAATGGCGTAAAAATCCAGCTGACGAAGCTTGGATTACAGCGTAA
- the pyrF gene encoding orotidine-5'-phosphate decarboxylase, giving the protein MSQSLIVALDFPGKAEVEQFLNHFEGEQLFVKVGMELFYKEGPAIITYLKEKGHKIFLDLKLHDIPNTVKSAMRSLASLDVDMVNVHTAGGSSMMKAALEGLEEGKQEGKERPICIAVTQLTSTSEAMMKKEIGIEKTLEEAVAHYAKLTKESGLDGVVCSTLEVPKLREVCGSVFVTVTPGIRLASDDVNDQVRVATPKRARELGSSYIVVGRSITKAENPLEAYKTVKQQWEGVTI; this is encoded by the coding sequence ATGTCACAGTCTTTAATCGTTGCACTGGATTTTCCAGGTAAAGCAGAGGTAGAACAGTTTTTAAACCATTTTGAAGGGGAACAGTTATTTGTCAAAGTTGGTATGGAGCTGTTTTACAAAGAGGGACCTGCTATCATTACGTACTTAAAAGAAAAAGGACATAAAATTTTTCTAGATTTAAAACTTCATGATATTCCGAATACAGTAAAAAGCGCAATGCGTAGCCTAGCTAGTCTAGACGTTGATATGGTAAATGTTCATACTGCTGGGGGAAGCAGCATGATGAAAGCAGCGCTTGAGGGGTTAGAGGAAGGTAAACAAGAAGGAAAAGAGAGACCGATTTGTATTGCAGTTACACAACTAACAAGCACTTCGGAAGCTATGATGAAAAAAGAGATCGGCATTGAGAAAACGTTAGAAGAAGCGGTTGCTCACTATGCAAAATTAACGAAAGAAAGTGGACTTGACGGTGTTGTATGTTCAACACTAGAAGTACCAAAATTACGTGAAGTATGCGGATCGGTATTTGTAACAGTAACACCGGGGATTCGTCTTGCAAGTGATGATGTGAATGATCAAGTGCGCGTTGCAACGCCAAAACGTGCTCGCGAACTTGGTTCAAGCTATATCGTAGTGGGACGTAGTATTACAAAAGCAGAAAATCCGCTTGAAGCGTATAAAACAGTAAAACAACAGTGGGAAGGTGTAACAATATGA
- the pyrD gene encoding dihydroorotate oxidase B catalytic subunit, translating to MNRLQVELPGLSLKNPIIPASGCFGFGREYAQFYDLSVLGSIMIKATTEQPRYGNPTPRVAETPGGMLNAIGLQNPGLEKVMTSELPWLEQFDLPIIANVAGSQAEDYVAVAKEISKAPNVHALELNISCPNVKTGGIAFGTVPEIAADLTKRVKEVSEVPVYVKLSPNVANIVEIAKAIENAGADGLTMINTLLGMRLDLKTAKPILANRTGGLSGPAIKPVAIRMVHEVSQAVNIPIIGMGGIESAEDVIEFLYAGASAVAVGTANFVDPFVCPTIIEELPALLDELGFDHISECQGRSWK from the coding sequence ATGAACAGATTGCAAGTTGAATTACCAGGATTATCATTGAAAAATCCAATCATCCCAGCTTCTGGTTGCTTCGGGTTTGGTCGTGAGTATGCGCAATTTTATGATTTAAGTGTACTTGGATCAATCATGATTAAAGCAACGACAGAACAACCTCGTTATGGAAATCCAACGCCTCGCGTTGCGGAAACACCAGGCGGAATGTTAAATGCAATTGGACTTCAAAACCCTGGTCTAGAAAAGGTAATGACTTCTGAATTACCATGGCTAGAGCAATTCGATCTTCCCATTATTGCGAATGTTGCTGGTTCACAAGCTGAAGATTATGTAGCAGTTGCAAAGGAAATTTCGAAAGCACCAAATGTTCATGCGTTAGAATTAAATATTTCTTGTCCAAACGTAAAAACGGGAGGTATCGCTTTTGGTACAGTCCCAGAAATTGCTGCTGATTTAACGAAGCGAGTAAAAGAGGTTTCTGAAGTGCCGGTATATGTGAAATTGTCACCGAACGTGGCAAACATTGTAGAGATTGCGAAGGCAATTGAAAATGCAGGTGCGGACGGATTAACGATGATTAATACATTGCTTGGTATGCGTCTAGATTTAAAAACAGCAAAACCAATTTTAGCAAACCGTACAGGGGGACTATCAGGGCCAGCAATTAAGCCAGTGGCAATTCGTATGGTGCATGAAGTAAGCCAAGCGGTTAACATTCCAATTATCGGAATGGGCGGTATTGAATCAGCGGAAGATGTAATTGAGTTCTTATATGCTGGTGCAAGCGCAGTTGCAGTTGGTACAGCGAACTTTGTTGATCCGTTCGTATGTCCAACAATTATTGAAGAATTACCAGCGTTATTAGATGAATTAGGATTTGATCACATTTCGGAATGCCAGGGAAGGAGCTGGAAATAA